From the Burkholderia glumae LMG 2196 = ATCC 33617 genome, one window contains:
- a CDS encoding IS5-like element ISBugl2 family transposase (programmed frameshift), protein MEAPIIDDELWILIEPLLPPAKLRAKSDPGRPRVSDRAALNGILFVFKTGIRWNHLPTRLGFGSGATCWRRLSDWQKAGVWDQLHELLLDKLRAAGQIDLSYAAVDSSSVRAVGAGGKTGPNPTDRARPGSKHHVLVDANGVPLVAILTGANTNDVTQLLPLVDAIPPIRGVRGRPLQKPGVVYADRGYDSTRHRRALRERGIKPVIAKRRTEHGSGLGKYRWVVERTHSWLHNFRRLRTRFERRAYIHEAFLKLGCSIICWNIFRRAEQGF, encoded by the exons ATGGAAGCGCCAATCATTGACGACGAACTGTGGATACTGATCGAACCATTGCTGCCACCTGCGAAGCTTCGAGCGAAGAGCGATCCTGGTCGCCCGCGCGTGTCCGACCGTGCGGCTCTCAACGGCATCCTGTTCGTGTTCAAAACGGGAATTCGTTGGAACCACTTGCCGACTCGTCTGGGCTTTGGCTCGGGCGCCACATGCTGGCGGCGATTGAGCGACTGGCAAAAGGCTGGTGTATGGGACCAACTGCACGAGTTGCTACTCGACAAGTTGCGTGCGGCCGGCCAAATCGATCTGTCATACGCTGCGGTCGATTCGTCGTCCGTGCGCGCCGTTGGGGCGGGCG GAAAAACTGGCCCGAACCCCACCGATCGCGCGCGACCCGGTTCCAAGCACCACGTCCTCGTAGACGCCAACGGCGTTCCTCTCGTTGCGATCCTGACTGGCGCGAACACCAACGACGTCACGCAGTTGCTGCCGCTCGTTGATGCGATTCCACCCATTCGCGGCGTTCGTGGCCGACCGCTTCAGAAGCCCGGCGTCGTCTACGCCGATCGCGGCTACGATTCCACCCGACATCGTCGCGCGTTGCGCGAACGCGGTATCAAGCCCGTGATCGCCAAGCGCCGGACCGAGCATGGCAGTGGTCTGGGCAAGTATCGTTGGGTGGTCGAACGTACGCATTCCTGGCTCCACAATTTCCGGCGCCTACGCACTCGCTTCGAGCGACGTGCCTACATTCACGAAGCATTCCTCAAACTTGGCTGCT
- a CDS encoding IS481 family transposase, which produces MSSLNQNVIRHKIGLLNLAAELGNVSKACKVMGLSRDTFYRYQNAVAEGGVDALFDSNRRKPNPKNRVDEATEIAVLAYAIEQPAHGQVRVSNELRRRGIFVSASGVRSIWLRHALSSFKLRLVALEKQVAEKGIVLSEDQVAALERKQDDDVAHGEIETAHPGYLGSQDTFYVGTIKGVGRIYQQTFVDTYSKVAMAKLYTTKTPITAADLLNDRVLPFFEEHGMGVIRMLTDRGTEYCGKPESHDYQLYLALNDIEHTKTKARHPQTNGICERFHKTILQEFYQVAFRHKLYLTLAELQVDLDTWLMYYNGERTHQGKMCCGRTPLQTLIAGKEVWKEKVSHLNLI; this is translated from the coding sequence GTGAGTAGTCTCAACCAAAATGTCATCCGCCACAAGATCGGTCTGCTGAATCTGGCCGCCGAGCTGGGCAACGTGTCGAAAGCCTGCAAGGTGATGGGGCTGTCGCGCGATACGTTCTACCGCTATCAGAACGCCGTGGCCGAGGGCGGCGTCGATGCCCTGTTCGACAGCAATCGGCGCAAGCCGAATCCCAAGAATCGAGTCGATGAAGCGACGGAAATCGCCGTGCTGGCCTATGCCATCGAGCAGCCCGCCCACGGGCAGGTTCGGGTCAGCAACGAATTACGCCGGCGCGGCATTTTCGTGTCTGCATCCGGCGTTCGTTCGATCTGGCTGCGTCACGCGTTGTCGTCCTTCAAGCTGAGGCTCGTGGCGCTGGAGAAGCAGGTCGCTGAAAAAGGCATCGTGCTGAGCGAGGACCAGGTGGCCGCGCTGGAAAGAAAGCAGGACGACGATGTGGCTCATGGCGAAATCGAAACCGCTCATCCCGGCTATCTGGGCTCGCAGGACACGTTCTACGTGGGCACGATCAAGGGCGTAGGCCGGATTTACCAGCAGACCTTCGTCGACACCTACAGCAAAGTGGCGATGGCCAAGCTGTACACGACCAAGACGCCGATCACGGCGGCCGATCTGCTCAATGACCGGGTGTTGCCGTTCTTCGAGGAGCACGGCATGGGTGTGATCCGCATGCTGACCGATCGAGGCACGGAGTATTGCGGCAAGCCGGAATCGCACGATTATCAGCTGTACCTGGCGCTGAACGACATCGAGCACACCAAAACCAAGGCGCGACATCCGCAGACCAATGGCATCTGCGAGCGGTTCCATAAAACCATCCTGCAGGAGTTTTATCAGGTCGCGTTCCGCCACAAGCTCTATCTGACGCTGGCGGAACTGCAGGTCGATCTCGATACTTGGCTGATGTACTACAACGGCGAGCGAACGCATCAAGGTAAGATGTGTTGTGGTCGCACGCCTTTGCAGACGCTCATCGCGGGCAAGGAGGTGTGGAAGGAGAAAGTGAGCCACCTGAATCTGATCTGA
- a CDS encoding helix-turn-helix domain-containing protein: MERDAFKLFVEVAELGSISRVAALRQTVQSNVSRQIAEFERECGGRLFERTGRGVKLTGFGERIICRSSDLI, from the coding sequence ATGGAACGGGACGCCTTCAAGTTGTTTGTCGAGGTGGCGGAGCTGGGAAGCATCAGCCGCGTTGCTGCACTTCGACAGACCGTGCAGTCCAACGTCAGCAGGCAGATTGCCGAGTTCGAGCGCGAGTGCGGCGGACGCCTGTTCGAAAGGACCGGGCGTGGCGTGAAGCTGACCGGATTCGGAGAGCGGATCATTTGTAGAAGTTCAGACTTGATCTGA
- a CDS encoding porin, giving the protein MDRSARVRRKLTPSYLAVASISIWTGVVQAQPAPSAPSAPIQLYGLVGTYIAESKVSGVPRGSVVLGGGGLMTSFWGLRAKEDLGGGYAAVFVLESFFRPNTGQLGRNATDGLFSRNAYLGFTSPYGIFRLGEQTTHTYLNQILLNPFGSSVVFSPLVVQSYTAAYNNTVVGDTVWDNVASYESASYRGLTGTVQYGVSGASGHQGKDNLGLHLNYENGPLQVALSAQRVRMAVNLPNVQQYLYLAGATYNANFAKFYAAMQTTNTTTTEVGSHTYELGLSIPATPTAAVLVEWARTTQSAPKEKDSIRNTASVGYDYYLSKRTDVYAVYSYDKLSGKPSGSTYGVGMRHTF; this is encoded by the coding sequence ATGGACCGGAGCGCGCGCGTTCGCCGCAAATTGACTCCAAGCTACCTCGCCGTTGCATCGATTTCCATCTGGACCGGGGTGGTTCAGGCCCAGCCAGCCCCGTCGGCCCCTTCTGCTCCGATTCAGTTGTACGGCTTGGTAGGCACATACATCGCCGAGTCAAAGGTGAGCGGCGTGCCTCGAGGTAGCGTCGTGCTGGGAGGTGGCGGCCTGATGACGTCGTTCTGGGGGCTGCGCGCCAAGGAAGACCTCGGCGGAGGGTATGCCGCTGTCTTTGTGCTGGAAAGCTTCTTTCGTCCGAATACGGGCCAGCTGGGAAGAAACGCCACCGACGGGTTGTTCTCGCGCAATGCCTACCTGGGATTCACAAGCCCGTACGGCATCTTCCGACTGGGCGAGCAGACGACGCACACGTACCTCAATCAGATTCTGCTGAACCCGTTCGGTTCTTCCGTCGTGTTCTCTCCTCTCGTCGTGCAGTCGTACACCGCCGCATACAACAATACCGTTGTGGGCGACACCGTCTGGGACAACGTCGCAAGCTATGAGAGTGCGTCGTATAGGGGCCTCACCGGCACCGTGCAATATGGCGTCAGCGGAGCAAGCGGCCACCAGGGGAAGGATAACCTCGGCCTGCATCTCAACTATGAGAATGGCCCGCTTCAGGTCGCCCTGTCCGCGCAGCGTGTCCGGATGGCGGTCAATCTGCCGAACGTGCAGCAGTATCTCTACCTCGCCGGCGCTACGTACAACGCCAACTTCGCCAAGTTCTACGCCGCGATGCAAACGACCAATACGACGACCACCGAGGTGGGCTCTCATACTTACGAACTCGGCCTCTCGATTCCTGCTACGCCGACCGCCGCGGTGCTCGTCGAGTGGGCGAGGACGACGCAGTCAGCACCGAAAGAAAAGGACTCGATTCGGAACACGGCATCCGTCGGCTACGACTATTACCTGTCGAAACGCACCGACGTCTACGCCGTCTATTCCTACGACAAGCTCAGCGGCAAGCCCTCCGGCAGCACCTACGGCGTGGGTATGAGACATACCTTCTAA
- a CDS encoding IS5-like element ISBugl2 family transposase (programmed frameshift) — MEAPIIDDELWILIEPLLPPAKLRAKNDPGRPRVSDRAALNGILFVFKTGIRWNHLPTRLGFGSGATCWRRLSDWQKAGVWDQLHELLLDKLRAAGQIDLSYAAVDSSSVRAVGAGGKTGPNPTDRARPGSKHHVLVDANGVPLVAILTGANTNDVTQLLPLVDAIPPIRGVRGRPLQKPGVVYADRGYDSTRHRRALRERGIKPVIAKRRTEHGSGLGKYRWVVERTHSWLHNFRRLRTRFERRAYIHEAFLKLGCSIICWNIFRRAEQGF; from the exons ATGGAAGCGCCAATCATTGACGACGAACTGTGGATACTGATCGAACCATTGCTGCCACCTGCGAAGCTTCGAGCGAAGAACGATCCTGGTCGCCCGCGCGTGTCCGACCGTGCGGCTCTCAACGGCATCCTGTTCGTGTTCAAAACGGGAATTCGTTGGAACCACTTGCCGACTCGTCTGGGCTTTGGCTCGGGCGCCACATGCTGGCGGCGATTGAGCGACTGGCAAAAGGCTGGTGTATGGGACCAACTGCACGAGTTGCTTCTCGACAAGTTGCGTGCGGCCGGCCAAATCGATCTGTCATACGCTGCGGTCGATTCGTCGTCCGTGCGCGCCGTTGGGGCGGGCG GAAAAACTGGCCCGAACCCCACCGATCGCGCGCGACCCGGTTCCAAGCACCACGTCCTCGTAGACGCCAACGGCGTTCCTCTCGTTGCGATCCTGACTGGCGCGAACACCAACGACGTCACGCAGTTGCTGCCGCTCGTTGATGCGATTCCACCCATTCGCGGCGTTCGTGGCCGACCGCTTCAGAAGCCCGGCGTCGTCTACGCCGATCGCGGCTACGATTCCACCCGACATCGTCGCGCGTTGCGCGAACGCGGTATCAAGCCCGTGATCGCCAAGCGCCGGACCGAGCATGGCAGTGGTCTGGGCAAGTATCGTTGGGTGGTCGAACGTACGCATTCCTGGCTCCACAATTTCCGGCGCCTACGCACTCGCTTCGAGCGACGTGCCTACATTCACGAAGCATTCCTCAAACTTGGCTGCTCGATCATCTGTTGGAACATCTTCAGACGAGCTGAGCAGGGTTTTTGA
- a CDS encoding IS3-like element IS1417 family transposase (programmed frameshift), with translation MDVLTGPERRRRWTAEQKLAMVRESFEPGKSVSMVARQHGVNPNQLFHWRKLYQDGSLSAVKAGEEVVPASELADALKQIRELQRMLGKKTMENEILREAVEYGRGKKMDSALAIVAGGQPVKLVCEVLGVSRSNVSARRSREATWRDARQSRATHDAPVVEAIQRVISELPSYGYRRVWGALRRERIAAGQAPLNAKRIYRVMRMHGLLMQRRATPVRPQRRHDGKVAVERSNQRWCSDGFEFRCDNGEPLRVTFALDCCDREAMSWAATTAGHSGDIVRDVMLAAVESRFGDVLHTESEIEWLSDNGSGYTAEETRQFAALLGLKPLTTPVCSPQSNGMAESFVKTMKRDYVAIMPKPDAATAARNLAIAFEHYNEKHPHSALKYRSPREFRRSTDSAT, from the exons ATGGACGTGTTGACGGGCCCGGAGCGTCGGCGGCGCTGGACGGCAGAGCAAAAGCTGGCGATGGTTCGCGAGAGTTTCGAGCCGGGGAAATCGGTTTCGATGGTAGCGCGCCAGCACGGCGTGAATCCGAACCAGCTCTTTCACTGGCGCAAGCTTTACCAGGATGGAAGCCTGTCGGCGGTCAAGGCTGGCGAGGAAGTGGTTCCGGCCTCGGAGCTGGCCGACGCGCTCAAACAGATTCGCGAGCTGCAGCGCATGCTCGGCAAGAAGACGATGGAGAACGAGATTCTTCGCGAGGCTGTCGAATACGGCCGGG GCAAAAAAATGGATAGCGCACTCGCCATCGTTGCCGGAGGACAGCCAGTGAAACTGGTCTGCGAAGTCCTCGGCGTGTCGCGCTCGAACGTATCGGCACGCAGGTCACGCGAGGCGACTTGGCGCGACGCACGGCAGTCCAGAGCGACCCACGATGCACCAGTCGTCGAAGCCATTCAGCGGGTGATCAGCGAGCTGCCCAGCTACGGCTATCGACGCGTATGGGGAGCGTTGCGCCGCGAGCGCATTGCAGCGGGACAGGCACCGCTGAACGCCAAGCGCATTTACCGCGTAATGCGCATGCATGGCCTGCTGATGCAACGCAGAGCGACACCGGTTCGGCCGCAGCGCCGTCACGATGGCAAGGTTGCGGTGGAGCGCAGCAATCAACGGTGGTGTTCCGACGGCTTCGAGTTTCGCTGCGACAACGGCGAGCCGTTGCGCGTGACGTTCGCACTCGACTGCTGCGACCGCGAAGCGATGAGCTGGGCGGCCACGACGGCCGGCCATAGCGGCGACATCGTGCGCGACGTGATGCTGGCTGCGGTGGAAAGCCGGTTTGGGGATGTGCTGCATACCGAGTCCGAAATCGAGTGGCTGAGCGACAACGGCTCGGGCTATACGGCCGAGGAGACGCGTCAGTTTGCGGCGCTGCTCGGCCTGAAGCCGTTGACCACGCCGGTGTGCAGCCCGCAGAGCAACGGCATGGCGGAAAGCTTCGTGAAGACCATGAAGCGCGATTACGTCGCTATCATGCCGAAGCCGGACGCAGCGACCGCGGCCAGGAATCTGGCCATCGCATTCGAGCACTACAACGAAAAGCATCCCCATAGCGCGTTGAAGTACCGCTCGCCTCGCGAGTTTCGACGTTCGACGGATTCAGCAACCTAA
- a CDS encoding MFS transporter produces the protein MASHKSEPVARAAQLLFRIENVPFSRWHTKARIIMGSATFFDAFDALSLAFALPVLVGLWHLSPMQIGVLIAAGYLGQFVGALAFGWIAERFGRVPSATATVGIMSVMGIACAFTGSFQLLFLARFLQGIGVGGEVPVAAAYISEQSQAHGRGRFFLIYELIFPLGLLGAAQVGAFVVPRYGWECMFLVGAIPGLVVTFFIARLSESPRWLISKGRYDEAERVIEKIEASTTRRNLDAGRDWVEIERRLSKLRDASQSRKKASCRELFSEVYRGRTLIVWVLWASSYFVANGINNWLPSLYHTVYHLPLRESLHMASLSNVLSAGAVLLCAFLVDRTGRRRWAMATFLVSGVLLLILGTLAKGSPWSVMLLGSSAYAVMGTTTVMLYLYTPEIYPTRMRAIGTGLATSWLRAASAAAPAIVGVVLSGHGISAVFLMFAATTMVGLLASRAMIETTNRSLEDISP, from the coding sequence ATGGCCAGCCACAAGTCTGAACCTGTAGCACGCGCAGCACAGCTGCTTTTCCGTATCGAGAACGTTCCATTCAGCCGGTGGCACACAAAGGCCCGAATCATCATGGGCAGTGCCACGTTTTTCGATGCATTCGACGCACTCTCGCTCGCCTTCGCCTTGCCGGTGCTGGTCGGCCTGTGGCATCTCTCGCCAATGCAGATTGGCGTGCTCATCGCCGCGGGGTATCTGGGGCAGTTTGTCGGGGCGCTAGCCTTTGGCTGGATCGCCGAGCGCTTCGGACGCGTGCCCAGCGCGACCGCGACGGTTGGAATCATGTCGGTCATGGGCATTGCGTGTGCGTTCACGGGGAGTTTCCAGCTTCTCTTCCTCGCGCGGTTCCTGCAGGGTATCGGCGTTGGTGGCGAAGTGCCGGTAGCGGCCGCTTATATCAGCGAGCAGAGCCAGGCACATGGCCGTGGCCGCTTCTTCCTCATCTACGAGCTGATTTTTCCGTTGGGCCTGCTCGGCGCGGCGCAAGTCGGCGCATTCGTGGTCCCGCGTTACGGCTGGGAGTGCATGTTCCTGGTTGGCGCGATTCCTGGTCTTGTCGTCACGTTCTTCATCGCCCGTCTGTCGGAGTCGCCTCGCTGGCTCATCTCGAAGGGCCGCTACGATGAAGCGGAGCGCGTCATCGAAAAGATCGAGGCCAGCACCACGCGTCGCAACCTCGACGCCGGGCGCGACTGGGTTGAGATAGAGCGGCGCCTCTCAAAGCTTCGCGACGCGAGCCAGTCGAGGAAGAAGGCGTCGTGCAGAGAGCTGTTCTCGGAGGTCTACCGAGGCCGCACGCTGATTGTATGGGTGCTGTGGGCCAGCTCTTACTTCGTGGCCAATGGCATCAACAACTGGCTGCCGAGCCTGTACCACACGGTGTATCACCTGCCGCTGCGAGAATCCCTGCACATGGCGTCGCTATCGAACGTGCTCAGCGCCGGCGCCGTGTTGCTCTGTGCTTTTCTGGTCGACCGTACCGGGCGCCGCCGTTGGGCGATGGCGACCTTCCTGGTCAGCGGCGTGCTGCTTTTGATACTCGGCACGCTCGCGAAGGGCAGCCCCTGGTCGGTGATGTTGCTGGGCTCATCGGCCTACGCCGTGATGGGAACCACGACGGTCATGCTCTATCTCTACACGCCTGAAATCTATCCGACCCGCATGCGGGCAATTGGAACCGGGCTCGCAACCTCGTGGCTGCGCGCGGCATCCGCAGCGGCACCTGCGATTGTCGGTGTGGTCCTGTCGGGCCATGGGATTTCCGCGGTGTTCCTGATGTTTGCCGCAACGACCATGGTCGGGCTGCTCGCCTCGCGCGCGATGATTGAGACGACCAATCGCTCGCTCGAAGACATATCACCCTGA
- a CDS encoding dihydrodipicolinate synthase family protein: MKSIDLKGLVPAPVTPFTRDGAVDYEAIQRLGSWLGGIEGVKGLTVLGHAGEGTFMTPDEQQKVIEAFVKSVDNKIPVIAGITLEGTQVAALEAKRAVKAGASAGLVYPSHGWLRFGYQKGAPQDRYRAIHEESGLPLILFQYPDVTKATYNLETQLEIAAQPGVFAMKNGVRNMRRWDTEIPVVRRERPELQILTCHDEYLLHTMFDVDGALVGYGSLAPEPLIELIKAGKAKDYKAARAIHDRLLPVTRSVYHRGSHMEGTVALKHGLVARGILEHATVRSPLLPLQEGADVEIAQALRSAGLVD; encoded by the coding sequence ATGAAAAGCATCGACCTCAAGGGCTTGGTTCCCGCTCCCGTTACTCCCTTCACCCGCGACGGCGCCGTGGATTACGAAGCCATTCAGCGTCTGGGTTCCTGGCTCGGGGGCATCGAAGGCGTCAAAGGACTGACCGTTCTGGGGCACGCCGGTGAAGGTACGTTCATGACGCCCGACGAGCAGCAGAAGGTCATCGAGGCCTTCGTCAAGTCGGTCGACAACAAGATCCCGGTGATCGCCGGCATCACGCTGGAAGGCACGCAGGTCGCGGCGCTGGAAGCGAAGCGCGCTGTCAAGGCTGGCGCGTCGGCGGGCCTCGTCTATCCGTCGCACGGCTGGCTGCGTTTCGGCTACCAGAAGGGCGCCCCGCAGGACCGCTATCGCGCCATCCACGAAGAAAGCGGCCTGCCGCTGATTCTGTTCCAGTATCCGGACGTCACGAAGGCGACGTACAACCTCGAAACCCAACTCGAGATCGCTGCCCAGCCGGGTGTGTTCGCGATGAAGAACGGCGTGCGTAACATGCGCCGTTGGGACACGGAAATCCCCGTGGTCCGCCGCGAACGTCCGGAACTGCAAATCCTGACGTGCCACGACGAATATCTGCTGCATACGATGTTCGATGTCGATGGCGCGCTGGTCGGCTACGGCAGCCTCGCACCGGAACCGCTCATCGAGCTTATCAAGGCCGGCAAGGCGAAGGACTACAAGGCGGCGCGCGCCATCCACGACCGCCTGCTGCCCGTCACGCGCTCGGTGTACCACCGCGGCTCGCACATGGAAGGTACGGTCGCGCTCAAGCACGGTCTGGTCGCTCGCGGCATTCTTGAACACGCAACGGTTCGCTCGCCGCTGCTGCCGCTGCAGGAAGGTGCCGATGTCGAAATCGCACAGGCACTGCGCTCGGCCGGCCTCGTCGACTAA
- a CDS encoding LysR family transcriptional regulator — protein MDTLQNMRVFVRVVDAGSFTAAAQQLNSTTAYASRAVSDLEAHLRTRLLNRTTRRIALTEAGERYLQRCEQILAYVDQAEAEAGDAHARPSGKLRVHSMTSLGQHYAVPMIARYRQRYPEVQVDLTLAQRLPDLLDEGFDVSVVVDRHLPDSGLVSQRLGETFSVACASADYLERHGVPQRPEDLDAHACLGMVATGFVWDDWTLVGPDGEEHFPPAQRSFCVNVAEALAVAIREGMGVGVLPLHTAIAGLRAGDFVRVMPEYRSHVMNIYALYPSRQYLDAKIRTWVDFMRESLPAIIEADIETLQRFTRAT, from the coding sequence ATGGATACGCTTCAGAACATGCGTGTGTTCGTGCGCGTGGTCGATGCGGGGAGCTTCACCGCTGCCGCCCAGCAGCTGAATTCGACCACCGCCTACGCCTCGCGCGCGGTGTCGGACCTGGAGGCGCATCTGCGCACGCGTCTGCTGAATCGCACCACGCGCCGGATCGCGCTGACCGAGGCCGGCGAGCGCTACTTGCAGCGCTGCGAGCAGATCCTCGCCTACGTCGATCAGGCCGAGGCGGAGGCCGGCGACGCGCATGCCCGTCCGTCGGGCAAGCTGCGGGTCCACAGCATGACGAGCCTCGGCCAGCACTACGCGGTGCCGATGATTGCGCGTTACCGGCAGCGTTATCCCGAGGTGCAGGTGGACCTGACGCTCGCGCAGCGCCTGCCCGACCTGCTCGACGAGGGCTTCGACGTATCGGTGGTGGTGGACCGGCATCTGCCCGATTCCGGGCTGGTCTCGCAGCGTCTGGGGGAGACCTTCAGCGTTGCCTGCGCGTCGGCCGACTACCTCGAACGGCATGGCGTACCGCAGCGGCCCGAGGATCTGGACGCGCACGCCTGCCTCGGGATGGTGGCGACCGGCTTCGTCTGGGACGACTGGACGCTGGTCGGGCCGGACGGCGAGGAGCATTTCCCTCCCGCCCAGCGCTCGTTTTGCGTCAATGTGGCCGAGGCGCTGGCGGTGGCGATCCGCGAGGGCATGGGGGTGGGCGTGCTGCCGCTGCATACGGCGATCGCCGGGCTGCGTGCCGGCGATTTCGTGCGGGTGATGCCCGAATATCGCTCTCACGTGATGAATATCTACGCGCTGTACCCGTCGCGCCAATATCTCGACGCGAAGATTCGCACCTGGGTCGATTTCATGCGCGAGTCGCTGCCGGCCATCATCGAGGCCGACATCGAGACGCTGCAGCGCTTCACGCGCGCGACCTGA
- a CDS encoding efflux transporter outer membrane subunit produces MSLTMAGCASIGRVAPRASKVEPSALDAGAAIRAANHDAGWPSADWWRAYGDPQLDAWIASAQAGNPSLAAAQARVRQAQAAAGIAHADTLPQLDGALSLQRKHWPDDYFYGPGTLADSNTWNNSGTLNLSYHLDLWGGDKHNAERALDTARARAADERAARLELEVNVTRSYIELARNFALLDLAHQAYDRQNELLTLARKRLRAGIGTQLEVSQAEAPLPDYARQIDSLEEAVQLGRHQLAALAGKGPGAGDALTRPALSLAAPAALPSALPAELIGRRPDVVAARWRVDAQAHGIEVAKARFYPNVDLLASLGGFGVGAAFTSFLRSMNGGWSAGPALTLPIFEGGRLRAQLGAASAGYDEAVDHYNQTLVSALKGIADDVVRIRSLDTQREDAARSVSLARRAFDLSHQGFRRGLTDYVNVLAAQSQLLRAQENRTRIEAERLAAHASLMAALGGGLDAPDHAAAAVPAAAGASAAAAPARAAVPAAH; encoded by the coding sequence ATGTCATTAACAATGGCCGGCTGCGCGAGCATCGGCCGCGTTGCACCGCGGGCGTCGAAAGTCGAGCCGTCCGCACTCGATGCGGGGGCCGCCATCCGCGCCGCGAACCACGATGCCGGCTGGCCGAGCGCCGACTGGTGGCGCGCCTACGGCGACCCGCAACTCGACGCATGGATTGCGAGCGCGCAAGCGGGCAATCCGTCGCTGGCCGCCGCGCAGGCACGCGTGCGCCAGGCGCAGGCGGCGGCCGGCATCGCGCACGCCGACACGCTGCCGCAGCTCGACGGCGCGCTCTCGCTGCAGCGCAAGCATTGGCCCGACGATTATTTCTACGGCCCGGGTACGCTCGCCGACAGCAACACCTGGAACAACAGCGGCACGCTGAACCTGTCCTACCACCTCGACCTGTGGGGCGGGGACAAACACAACGCGGAGCGCGCGCTGGACACCGCGCGGGCCCGGGCGGCCGACGAGCGCGCCGCGCGGCTCGAACTCGAGGTCAATGTCACGCGCAGCTACATCGAGCTGGCCAGGAACTTCGCGCTGCTCGACCTCGCCCATCAGGCCTACGACCGCCAGAACGAGCTGCTGACGCTGGCCCGCAAGCGCCTGCGCGCCGGCATCGGCACCCAGCTCGAAGTCAGCCAGGCCGAGGCGCCGCTGCCCGACTACGCGCGGCAGATCGACAGCCTCGAGGAGGCCGTGCAGCTGGGCCGCCACCAGTTGGCCGCGCTGGCCGGCAAAGGCCCCGGCGCGGGCGACGCGCTGACGCGTCCGGCGCTGTCGCTGGCGGCGCCGGCGGCCCTGCCCTCGGCACTGCCGGCCGAGCTGATCGGCCGGCGTCCCGACGTGGTCGCCGCGCGTTGGCGGGTCGACGCGCAGGCGCACGGCATCGAGGTGGCGAAGGCCCGCTTCTATCCGAACGTCGACCTGCTCGCCTCGCTGGGCGGCTTCGGCGTCGGCGCCGCGTTCACCAGCTTCCTGCGGTCGATGAACGGCGGCTGGTCGGCCGGCCCCGCGCTGACGCTGCCGATCTTCGAGGGCGGGCGCCTGCGCGCGCAGCTCGGCGCCGCCTCGGCCGGCTACGACGAGGCCGTCGATCACTACAACCAGACGCTCGTCTCGGCGCTCAAGGGCATCGCCGACGATGTCGTGCGGATCCGCTCGCTCGACACGCAGCGCGAGGACGCGGCGCGCTCGGTGTCGCTCGCGCGCCGCGCCTTCGATCTCTCGCACCAGGGCTTCAGGCGCGGGCTGACCGATTACGTGAACGTGCTGGCCGCGCAATCGCAACTGCTGCGCGCGCAGGAGAACCGCACGCGCATCGAGGCCGAACGGCTCGCCGCGCATGCCTCGCTGATGGCCGCGCTCGGCGGCGGCCTCGATGCGCCCGATCACGCGGCGGCGGCCGTCCCCGCCGCGGCCGGCGCGTCGGCCGCTGCCGCGCCCGCCCGTGCCGCCGTGCCGGCCGCCCACTGA